The DNA sequence CTCGAACACTCCCTCGGCCGGGCGCAGAACAATCTTCTCTTCCGGGGATACCGAGGCGATTTTTGGCGCCGATCTCAAGTTCAATCTCGGGGCCGGCGTGAACGGCAACATGACATATAATCCCGACTTCGCCACCGTTGAAGCCGACCTCGATGTGATCAACCTCACCCGGTATGAAACCTTCTTCCCGGAGAAACGGTTCTATTTTCTCGAAGGGGCCGAGCTGTTCCGGTCCCGTTTCAACGTTTTCCACTCCCGCCGGATAGGGGATATCGACCTCGGCCTGAGATCCAACGGCCGCATAGGAAACTACAACTTCGCGGTGCTTACCGCACGCGAGCGGGACATGACCGATAATCCTTCGTCCCAGACATCGGTTATGCGGTTGCAGCGGGATGTGTTGAAATCTTCGAATATCGGCTTCATGGCGGTTGACAGGGAAATGAGCGGCGACTTTAACAGGCTTTTCAGCGCCGATGCCACCATCAATCTACCGAACGGCTCGCGCGTTTCTTCCCAGATGGTCGGCAGCTCCGCTCACGACAGGGACATGAAAAAGGCCATGTATCTGGGATTCGGCCGTCAGGCTCCGCTCTATAATTATCAGATCAACCTGACCTCGATCGATCCCGGTTTCCGCGACAATGTCAATCCGGTCGGCTTTATCCCCGCCGACGACCGGCGCGAGGTCGAGGCTAGTGGAGGGAATGAAATCTGGATCAGGAAATACGGGATCGATAGAATCGGCACCAATATCCACAGCGATGCGTTCTGGAACTACAAGGGATCTCTTCGTAATTTTGAAGCTGGTGGTTGGGTGGGTGTGACGTTTCTCGATACATGGCTTCTGGGGTATGCAAGGAACTATCATACCGAGGTATTCGAGAAGCGTTTCCATAACGATACTGTCACGGTGGAGGGGGCCTATAATCTACGGTCACGGAACAATGCGCATATTATGCACGTGTGGGGGGAAAACTTCGATGCGGATTTCCGGAGAATACGACTGAGGGCGAATCTGAAACCGAATCCGAAACTGGCGGTGTCCAATGAATTTACCTATCTCGCCGTTTCACCCGATCCAGACAAGAAGAGCACAAGGATGTACAATTTGACCACCGATTATAATTTCACTCCGGATCTGTGGCTGCGGTTGATCACACAATTCAACAGCAATAACGACCGTGTTTACGTTTACGGTCTTTTCGGCTGGCGGTTCGCGCCGCCGTTCGGGGCGCTGTATATCGCTTATACAGCCGACAGGTTCGACGATCCGCTCGATGTTAAATCGATGGAAAATCAACGAACGCTGTTTGTAAAAGTCACCGTTCCTCGGTCATTGAAATGAAATCCCTATAGTCCTTTCATCCGCATTCGTATTGCATAGAGAGAAGTTCCCGCGGTGATGAAAAGTGTTTGTCTGTATTTACCGCCGAAACAGACATTCGA is a window from the Candidatus Latescibacter sp. genome containing:
- a CDS encoding DUF5916 domain-containing protein; translation: MTKVSVFFGIWLVLLHAAPFAQSESNPPDRVMTVHAADAPIIDGVLDDACWRNADWKGDFIQLGPSPGEPARARTRVAVAFDEKSLFVAFRCFNPTGSSANSKIIRRDGDMDQDNAVTLYLDTFLTRRDCYYFSTNSLGTQIDGRIGEDGNANDKSWDCTWRVKSLEDSLGWTAEMAIPVSEIRFPEGKDRIWGINFRRNYPEYYETSFWVERDAAWRISRSGDLLGLGEFKKTLSAALYPYLVTLNSNTPSAGRRTIFSSGDTEAIFGADLKFNLGAGVNGNMTYNPDFATVEADLDVINLTRYETFFPEKRFYFLEGAELFRSRFNVFHSRRIGDIDLGLRSNGRIGNYNFAVLTARERDMTDNPSSQTSVMRLQRDVLKSSNIGFMAVDREMSGDFNRLFSADATINLPNGSRVSSQMVGSSAHDRDMKKAMYLGFGRQAPLYNYQINLTSIDPGFRDNVNPVGFIPADDRREVEASGGNEIWIRKYGIDRIGTNIHSDAFWNYKGSLRNFEAGGWVGVTFLDTWLLGYARNYHTEVFEKRFHNDTVTVEGAYNLRSRNNAHIMHVWGENFDADFRRIRLRANLKPNPKLAVSNEFTYLAVSPDPDKKSTRMYNLTTDYNFTPDLWLRLITQFNSNNDRVYVYGLFGWRFAPPFGALYIAYTADRFDDPLDVKSMENQRTLFVKVTVPRSLK